DNA sequence from the Manduca sexta isolate Smith_Timp_Sample1 chromosome 25, JHU_Msex_v1.0, whole genome shotgun sequence genome:
caacgtctgtcgggtcaactagtaaaacATAAATGTGTTGTTGAAACTCCACTGCTTACGGAGTCTTCAAGAATTTACTTTTCCGTAGAGTCATTATTGTTTAGTTTAGAGTACGAGTATTTCAACTCAATACCatctttataaaatcaatacttatattataaagaataaaaaattccTGGGTTTGTAAGTCTAATTTCTGGAACTCCTGGATCAATGTTgaaaaaatttcaataataggaagctacattacttacccttgaatgctataggctacttttatcccgggaaaatatatatcctgCAAAaacttattcatatttaattactcaattaggcggagccgcgagcaacgtctaaaaaatttataatccTTAAAACACAATCGGACTACGATAAAAACGAATTGAAAGTACGaaccacaaaaatataatattcctttcttaaaattatagatTGCAATAAATACGGTGATGTTTAGGGCAATAGTTATcctagatatatatatatatcctagATATATAATAGAATTCCATCTCTAGCCAGAAGCCTTACGGCCATGCTCTATGTGGCAAAAAGGCTATCTCGGGGCTTTAGTAGTACGTTGCGGCGCGGGGTAgctttttaatcgacttcataAAAAGGAAAAGGTTCTCAATAGGACGtgtgttttttaaactaaaattaaattaaaacagaattattttttttaaacaggaataattatgtcgttcaagtaaacgaaattgcgaaGGGTATTTTTCCGTGAAtttttcaattgtatttttgCCTTGGGCTTGATTGAGTCTAATCTTTACATTTACTTACATATAAGTACGTATATCGTATATCATACAacttccccttttcaggggtaggtaaGCGGAGGTGTAATACTTACCTCAGCGTGGTGTAATAGTCGTACGCGTACCGAGACAGTCTATTCCTTGCTaacacaagaaataaaaaaatcaaatctttttaaaacaaaaagtaaaactgccttcataaaaacataacattaatcatttaacattttataacttttggAGTCTCTGACCAATGAAATTATgtatggttataaaatatagaaaaatgccataatatgctaaaaaattattatagaattttaaaaacacaaataaaatgcatttttttattattattacatagcattgacgtatattctaccctCAGAACAAGAATTCTACCTATTACATAGTAATATGGCAAGTGgtcataaatacatttaatttctattggcaacattttttagaaacgtcaAGAAGACAGTAGAAAGGTCGTTGATTTCtgtgagaaaaatatttatttcttaaataatatcttGTTAGTACAATGGCACAAGTGGAAACCGGTCAATCTTCAGATGAAGAGCCATTGAAGAATGTTTTCGACCAAGCCATGAAGTTGTTCGACAATATAGAAACCGGCAAAGATGCTACCAACAGCGATCAAGTTCAAGttcgtataaataatattcttttatcgtAAAAAGCCTAGTCTCTTGTATCATGTAGGCAAAGAAATCATGAGAAACTGGGTATGTCCGTCGGATTGTGTCTGTACAGTGTACATTTTTGTGTACGTCGATTTAGTAATgtgtttactgttttttttttaagaacgtCACCGTTAATAGGTAATAAATGGTAACTAACATACAAAtacaactttaatttttatgaacaaGAGTTGaaagtcatttaaaaatatagctttgtatatttgtatattaagacTGCATTATTACATCACAATTAGTGATTCAATTTAATGAGTTGACAACACTAAAAGCTATTGAAATATAACGAAAGTAGTTTCCTTGTATATTTCTTTCACACTTTTTAATTTCTTGATTGtggatgtttttataaacataagatATTTTCAGGAAAGTCTAATACATAGTATAATGACCAACATATTTATACACTCTTGTTATGCTATATTGCAGAAAAATCAACACTAAAGTCAATAATATACTAACAACACATCTTCTCATTCCAGTTAAGCATAAAAGCAGCAATATCAAAGTTTGAGAAGTGCACAAATATGGTGTCTATGTCGGGCATGTTCAGCCAGAATGAGAGCATCGAGGAGCTCCCCACAGAGACACTGCAGTACCTCCTCCTGCCTGCACTGCTCGGAACTCTCAGCTTAAAGATATGTAACCAGCCAAGGAAACAAGTTATTGATGTtgctgaaatatattttaggtaatgcaaatatagtttttttttatttgtctacaAGCATTGTGTTGCTGTACTATGCCAATGTCATTGAAGCtttcgttaattttatttatgaatctgGATATGTTATCcagattcataaataaaattaacgaaaGCTTCCATTTACACTCTTCACTGTTGTGAAGAGTGTAAATGGAAGCCTCTTTAGTCTCATTCAGCTGAGAAaaaaacttgtaagtcaatgcAATTGAAATATATGATGGTTTATGTCATATATTTGTGATTTTACACATTGCAGTCAAAACCTATAAGGTACTTCTCATTGAtctagaatcataaaatttgtcGAAAAGTATCCCTTATAGtacatatgaaagaaaaataaaagaaatgttaaaatatactttaataaaaaaaaggtatttgtCCAGAATAGGTGCGTCTAACTAGCGCTTGTCCGGTTTTTATTAGCGAGATGTTGATACGGTtgatactataatttattttaagtatggCCTACAAGTGCATATGAATATTACATTTATCATTTCCAGGGACTTTCTTCAAAGGTGCAAAGACTATGGTGTTACAAATGTGGAGATTCCTCAGCCTGTAGAAAATGGTTCTACCAGTGTAGACCGCCCTCAGAGTGAACAGGCCAAAATAGCTAACATGGTAGGTATATCCaggtatatatttaaaacatgatGATGTTCAGTCAAAAGTACTAGaatttgtcataatattatattaagtaaatttttctaGTATGaaaaatatgctaatttatCTTGAATTTATTGCTAATGAGCAGCtacaaatgataaataaaaactagaCTAAACAATTCCAAAACAAGGGtaacataaatgtaataattaagttCATTGGCTATTCACTActcctaaaattttatttatgatgctaataaattaaaaaatatatatttttatattttttatcctggcTATGTCACtattttcaacaattttttaatattccagGTAATGACAAGAGAGGCAAAAATCAAAAGGTATAAAGAAGGAAAGGAGCTCCAAGAGAAACTTAGTACATTAACAAAGGCCATGTCGTCACCCAATGTGGATGATGAGACAAAGAGAGAATACTTTGTCACTCTGCTACTGAACTATGTAAATCAGGCTCTGGACGAATTGAACAGTATTGAGCAAGAGAAACCAATATTGGAATATATGGCAAAACATGCTGGTGGTAAGTTCATTTTGATTCTTAATGTCAGGAGtttataggtttttattgaaaaggacaatgcccaaaaccaggctatcattgcgtcagtcatgcgtcttaaccaaatatccacgaaaaatcatcattttaattattacttcatttgtatttatttcagtcataagcgaatgggggtttaaaagatatggaAAAAAacgttgtttaattgttgcaaatcaaacaccggataatttactgccaatatggcgaagt
Encoded proteins:
- the LOC115446574 gene encoding immunoglobulin-binding protein 1, encoding MAQVETGQSSDEEPLKNVFDQAMKLFDNIETGKDATNSDQVQLSIKAAISKFEKCTNMVSMSGMFSQNESIEELPTETLQYLLLPALLGTLSLKICNQPRKQVIDVAEIYFRDFLQRCKDYGVTNVEIPQPVENGSTSVDRPQSEQAKIANMVMTREAKIKRYKEGKELQEKLSTLTKAMSSPNVDDETKREYFVTLLLNYVNQALDELNSIEQEKPILEYMAKHAGEPTRKEKPRATPLKPVIITRDAVQKAVYGAGYPAIPTMTVEEFYDQRVREGTFPAASNIPHTTIQSTDNEADELEEVRKERLVEEDDPEELERQRNMDEYKDDHRRGWGNRYNRS